One Salvia splendens isolate huo1 chromosome 1, SspV2, whole genome shotgun sequence genomic window, TTTATATGCATTACAGTGTGATGCTTTTGAGATTCAGGAGAATCTTCTATGACATAAATTTCGCTTCTATTTTCTGTAGCCTCTGAATCATAATTACTGGGAAGATCCTTGTCCAGGATCTCAGTCAAAGCACCGCAAGCTTCTGATTCCATAGCTTGCTCATCATCCCAATCTTCAGCCTGAGTCTCTTGCATAAATTCAGCAAGTGATGCAATAAAGTCATCACCACAATGCTCCACACTGATGAAATCTCGCCCATCATCACCTTAAAAAATGAAACCAGGAAATTTGGCATGCCGTCGAAATGAAATTTAGAATAGCGCATAAAAATTGCTTAAAGTTCAATATCCGGAGACATGGTGTCCATGAGCAAGTCAGGCATTAACAGCAAAGTAAAATGAGAGAAAAAGATAGCATAAGGGTTTTGGGCGTGAAAGAAAAGGGGAAATAGTTTACCATATAGTTGAACAAGACGATCCAAACAGCTATGGGCGGAATCCTCGTCGAATCCGAATTCCAGAGCCAAGCTTATCAATCTTGTCTTCTCTAACTCCAAATCGTCGCCGTCCATTTTCTTCCCGCCGACGAGAGTTCAGAAGTGGTGAACTTCCCGCGCTTTCaaattggattttattttcattaattgGGTCGTTTGGATGGGCTTACTTACCAAGCCcatttaaaaataagaaaataatagtatacTATATACAGGAAACATAattatcatttattttatttactaacATGAAAAAGAATTCCAATCAATAACACGACCTATTTCATATAATAacaataatcttatttatttatttatctaataaAATGAGTATGACCAGCAACAAGGAAGCAAATTTATCATCGAAATTGGAGCATGCATAAACTAGATCCCTTAAGTTACAAAAATAAGTAAGAGAAATTATCATTTCGCTTCTCCAAAGATGTGATGCGTTTCAGGTTCACATCCTCACTTGAATTGTAAATAGTGTGTAGATGAGCAAAAATAAGATCTTGTACTAAATTGATCGATCTGAGTTCAACAAGTACCGATACACAATATTGACTACACTCTATTTGGTATTGAACTTCTATTTGTTATAATGGCTATACAAGTAAAGAATACAGGAACCAATCAACCTAACAAGCTTCTTGATCATAGCATGGAGTGGAGATGCTGAGGAATTCATATTCTTTAGCCTGTTACAAACTCTACCCGGATAGTAAACAACCAAACTGATTAAGGGCTTCACTTCACATCCTAGCCGCCAGGAACGGTTCCAGTAACTAAAATAGACAATTTTTCCCTGAAAACCTGCAAAGGCATACAAGTTTTGATGATGATTCAGAAGGATATGGTTGTCGCCTTGTCGGAATAAGAGAGAGCTAGAATTTCAAAGGAAACAAGAATAGTAAGTACTACTACCATCCTAAAATGTTCCAATTCTTTCTCCATCAACACATTGTTATCCTCATCTAATGGTTGGATGATGTCAGCTAATGCTTGGACCTCCTCGGCAGACTGATTTCTTGCCTCACCTGCATTGAGTACCTGAATGTACTTATATCAGTGCATAGCTTGATGGAAGGAATTCGATTCAATCCCATGCCAGGATATTAAAAGCTAGAAAGAATGGGAAaagttatatataaatataaactgAACATACCAATTTGTAACCTTCTGGAGAATATGCAAATTCTGCGACTTGAATATCCCCAGGGAGACATTGCTGCACTGCATAAGCTAACCGCATAATCGTACAGAGAACTCTGAATTTCTGCTTTACCAAACACAAAGGTAAACTAACAAGGACCTAAATCACAAAATCAAATGCACATATGTATTGTACAGAGATTTAAATACCTGTTTAGCAGGTCCATCAAAAGCATCTTTTTTGGGATATTTTTTCCTATGATATCTCACAAGCAGTGCAGTCAGCTGAAAGCTTTGAACAGCGAGTTAAAAGCAAAGCCCTTGAAAATTTGATTACTTCACATAGAAAAAGTAAATACCTTAACCTCTTCCTCAGTATATCCGCAGAGGTGATCCCCATTCTGAAAACAAAGAGCCAGAACACCATGATTATGAAAAGATATAGGCTACATCCAACTAAAATATTTACAGGCAGGAGATTGAGAGTCAAAACTATCTAGCTGATCCAGGAACGAATACTACGGTAATTTTTTACTCAATCTTAGATAACAAGAGAATTCTTGCGCCATCAATCGACAAGACTTATAAAGTTACAGCCAACAAGGTTGCAAGTTCTATACTATAATACTACATCACAAATATATGCATTGAAATTAAGATGTAACAAGCACCTCCAACCAGAAGATGAACGAAGTATACAACACAAAATGCACTAACCATTATAACGCGATAAGACTGCCTGTGATAACCCTTTTTGCCAGTATATAGGCCAATATTATGAAGCAAACAAGCAGCATCTAGGCATTCAAGATCCTTATGATCCAAGGACACTGAGAGCTTATTGTCATGATTGTCATTCAATTTCCTCAAACCTTCACAAAGATCCTGCAAAACCTAAGTTAGTAAACAACAGGAAAGGAGATTGGTTGCACACAGAATGAATGATctactattaaaaaaatattcctaTATACCCTTGCGATTGCTGCACACATTGTAGCAACTTTCATCCTTTTCTTATTATTAAACCTCAAAGCAAGCCTGAAAACAGACCTCCACCGTGCATTGGCATTCAAATCAAACCCCTCAAAAACGCGCCCCGACATCTCTGCAAGCACCCCCTCCCCTAATGCATACCCTGAAACCTCCATTTCCTCAATCCCCAGCCTCCCAAATATCTCATCAAGTAAAACAGTTCCTGCCAAGATGAACGCACCTCGCCTCTTGAAAAACTCCATTCTTCTAAGCCTCCCCTCCATTCCCTTGTCTTCCTCATACAAACTCTGCAGTAAACAACTCAGCTCGTGCCTATTAAACCTCCACTCCCTTTTCCCAAATTCCTCAGGCACACCAACAGTTTCCTCCTCTGCCTTAACTGCACAGCCTTTGCACACGGCCTTCTCGATAGCATTAATCGTACCTGAGGAGCCTATCACCATATCGAGTTTGAACTCCCTGATTTTCCCGATCAATCCAGAAGCTTCTATTACATTACGAATATGTTCCCGCATTTGCTCAACATCGGGATATCTCCGAGTTAATGTGACATGCCCCAAGCTCAATGATTTCGAATACAGAACTTTTCCCCTTTCCGCTACGGTGAATTCAGTAGAGCCGCCGCCGATGTCAATTGTAAGCACCGTAGAGCTGTAAACCGGGAAGAACTGTAGAACTCCGAGGTAAATGAGGCGCGCCTCTTCGGCGCCGGAGATGATTTCTACGTCGAGACCTAGGGTTTCGCTGATGGTTTGGATGAATTGGGATTTGTTGGAAGCTTCGCGGACGGCTGACGTGGCGACGAGGCGGAGATGGgaggggggaaggcggtgggaGTGGAGGTAATTCTGGAAAGTGCGGAGGGCGGAGATTGAGCTGTCGAGGGAGTCGGCGGAGATGGCGGCGGAGGAGGGGGAGGTAGTTGTGGTGTCGAGGCCGAGGACGACTGGTTCTTTGAGGCGGCTGAGGGTGAGGAATCGGCCGGAAAATGGATCGACCTTGGCAAGCGTAAGTTTGAATGAGTTGGTGCCCATGTCTACGGCGGCGAAAAGGTTGTTGTTGGCCGTTGACGTGGCGGTCATCGGAGCTGGATAATTGGTGCTCATTTTGTGAAAATTGACATTGACTCAACTGATTCTGTTATTTTGTTTGAATGAAGTCGAAATCTAATCACGCTCTTAAatatggtaatcgagagaggtagaGAAAAATTGGTTAGACATTTGAAAGGATAAAGTGTATAGAGAAATATTCcaatgttta contains:
- the LOC121800287 gene encoding exopolyphosphatase-like isoform X1; this translates as MSTNYPAPMTATSTANNNLFAAVDMGTNSFKLTLAKVDPFSGRFLTLSRLKEPVVLGLDTTTTSPSSAAISADSLDSSISALRTFQNYLHSHRLPPSHLRLVATSAVREASNKSQFIQTISETLGLDVEIISGAEEARLIYLGVLQFFPVYSSTVLTIDIGGGSTEFTVAERGKVLYSKSLSLGHVTLTRRYPDVEQMREHIRNVIEASGLIGKIREFKLDMVIGSSGTINAIEKAVCKGCAVKAEEETVGVPEEFGKREWRFNRHELSCLLQSLYEEDKGMEGRLRRMEFFKRRGAFILAGTVLLDEIFGRLGIEEMEVSGYALGEGVLAEMSGRVFEGFDLNANARWRSVFRLALRFNNKKRMKVATMCAAIARDLCEGLRKLNDNHDNKLSVSLDHKDLECLDAACLLHNIGLYTGKKGYHRQSYRVIMNGDHLCGYTEEEVKLTALLVRYHRKKYPKKDAFDGPAKQKFRVLCTIMRLAYAVQQCLPGDIQVAEFAYSPEGYKLVLNAGEARNQSAEEVQALADIIQPLDEDNNVLMEKELEHFRMVFREKLSILVTGTVPGG
- the LOC121800287 gene encoding exopolyphosphatase-like isoform X2 → MSTNYPAPMTATSTANNNLFAAVDMGTNSFKLTLAKVDPFSGRFLTLSRLKEPVVLGLDTTTTSPSSAAISADSLDSSISALRTFQNYLHSHRLPPSHLRLVATSAVREASNKSQFIQTISETLGLDVEIISGAEEARLIYLGVLQFFPVYSSTVLTIDIGGGSTEFTVAERGKVLYSKSLSLGHVTLTRRYPDVEQMREHIRNVIEASGLIGKIREFKLDMVIGSSGTINAIEKAVCKGCAVKAEEETVGVPEEFGKREWRFNRHELSCLLQSLYEEDKGMEGRLRRMEFFKRRGAFILAGTVLLDEIFGRLGIEEMEVSGYALGEGVLAEMSGRVFEGFDLNANARWRSVFRLALRFNNKKRMKVATMCAAIARDLCEGLRKLNDNHDNKLSVSLDHKDLECLDAACLLHNIGLYTGKKGYHRQSYRVIMNGDHLCGYTEEEVKLSADCTACEIS